From Salarias fasciatus chromosome 8, fSalaFa1.1, whole genome shotgun sequence:
ATCGCAGACCCCTTCCACCCCCGGCCCGGGCGGCTATCGCCCGTCGGTCAACACGCTAAGGACAGATGGTTATTTTTCAATACATGGATCATTTTGCCAGTTAATCTGTAAACACCTGCATGCGTTTGTGGACATGCACACTTGTACACTCATTTAGACGTATTGAAACTGTCACTTATTATCTTACTTTGTGTTCATTTATCAACAGTATTGATGTCAAATGTGAATATCGTCAATGGAGACCGTGGAGAATCATTTGGaagcccacaaaaaaacaacaaaaaaaaacaatgttttgtctgattgtttcacttttatttattttgtattttttgactTTTGTCTACCGATGTTGTTTCTTTACATGTGACAATTTTAACAAAACCCAGTCTGGTTTTTAatcataaaatgtgtttgtgttttaagaCTCGGCTCTCTGACTGTTGATTCTGCTGCTGATGGATCTCACTGTGAAATTCAACTATTTTTACTGGGTCCCATCTTCAAACTGCCTGAAGGACCCCTTGCAATCGTTGATTTCGGTTTTTATCTATTTAACAGCGTTTTGAACAGCGGCCTCATGGCGTTATCTCGCAGAAACAGGAAACTGTCCCACAAGAAAGCCCGGCAGAGGGTCCAATCCAGCTTCACCGAGTTCAAACTCCAAAAAAATACCCTTACTGCAGTTTTCCTCTCCCAGTCGATCTCTAAAGTATTCGGAGAGGATCAGGGTATCACTGAAAGAGGAGACCTGAGCTGATACATCAGCATTATCATTGCTCATAAAACACTGAGAgtattaaaatataaaagtatTTCATCATTTAAATGAAACAACCAATTAGACAGGAGCCCCATAAAGAGTTTTGTATGATTTGCATCAGTTTACAACCATTACTTtggaagaaaatacagaaatgaccacttcctgtttgaatgaCATAGTAAACATTTATGCATTTGATAGTTTCCCCCTTGAAATAGAGATTTTAATCCAGTGATTCAAATGGTATTGAAAACTTGTGAATTATTTCAAAAGACTGTGTGCATGGGCAGAATGTGGCCCGCAGACCAGCAGTTGAGCCAACTGCCGtaactcactactgccacctaacGCACAACAGCGACATTACATAAATATGACACACTTAATCTTTAAATCATTAATGAGCGCATTTTTATTATGGGAATAATAAAAACCCTGCAGCCCCGGAACATGAATCACAAAGACATGTCTTAGAAGCAGTGTAGTAGTTAcagctctctctgtctctctctctctctctctctctgtctcttcctcttcctctctctctctctctctctctctctctctctcttccttcccctctctctctctctctctctctctctctctctctctctctctctctctctctctctctctctctctctccctctctctctcccctccctctcgaTAAGCAGAGTCAGTTCCTCCCGGTTCTCCGGACTCTGTGTACCCGGCATCGGGGCCTGCGCAGCCCGCATCCCTCCCTTCATTCCCCGCCCACCGCGCGCGGACCATCAGTCTCCGCACGGCTGCCGGATCCCGCACACATCGAGGGGGGACCGCGCCCGCGTGTTCGGGGCTGGGAGCACCGCGAAAAGCTTCGGGGAAGGCGAGTCCGTCTCGTTTATTTCAaaaacagactgtgtgtgtgtgtgtgtgtgtgtgtgtgtgtgtgtgtgtgtgtgtgtgtgtgtgtgtgtgtgtgtgtgtgtgcgtgtgcgtgcgtgcgcgcacgtAAAATGGTTGACGCTCCCTGATAAGGATTTTAATCTTTCTCTCTGATAGTCCATCGTTTATTCTCACTGATCAATAAGAAGCGACGTCGTGACGTCGCTGCCACGTGGGTGACGCGGGAAAAAAAGGCATTTGTATTAATGAAATATTCAGAACTTAGagtgtctgctgctctggacaAGCAGACACCTCCCAGTGGGCGGAGAAGCTTCATTCATCATGACAGACAGTGAACACGGTGGAGCAGCGGTTAACTCTGTTACCCCACAGCGGTCACCTGGTTCGAGTCAGGTTTCCTCCAGACCTGTCAGTAAGTTTCAGATTCAGATCCTTTTTTATGTCTGCCAGATGTGCCCGAATAGGTGGCCACATCTGGCCCACACACTAAAGATTTTCACTGATCAGTATCAGCAACCCAGACTAGtcctgagtgtttgtgttttttgtctcaACCAGTTAACAGCTGATACATTGATCTGGCCTGTAGTAGAAATGTGAAGGATAATGTGAGCTACCTAACATTAACCTTAACTAGTGGTTACAGCTAACTCAGGCTTTAACTGTTATAACCAGCCAGTCTTGTTGTTGAGAGGAGCTAGTTTCTAGTTGTTACAACTACAGTCATGTCTAATTGCTACAAGTAGCCTGGACTGTAGTTAGTCTAGTTATTATAACTCACCTATGGTGTAGTTCTTAAAACCTGTCCAGACCCTAGTTGTTACAGCCAACTTGGTCGTTACGTCTAACAGCTAGAATGTTGGACATCTGTAATAACTAACAGTCTTTCATTATAACCAGCCAGATTCCACTAGTTATCATTAAGTTAAACTGTAGTTGTTATAACTTACCAGTCTGTAGTTGTTCAAACTGTTCAGACTTTACAACTAACCAGAATTAAGTAGTTACATATAGCCAATTAAGTTTTTGTTATAACTCACCtcaacttcagtttcagctaAACCATCTCCATAATGGAGAAAACCACCATTATAACTAACTGACACAAGTAACCCAGATCAGCTGTTATACCTAATCTAGACTAGTTGTTATAACTAACCCAAACAAAGAGTGTTGTAAGTAACCCAGACTAGTTGTTCTAACTAACCCAAAGTAGCTATTATAACTAATTCAGACAGGGATTGCTATAACTAGCCCAAATTAGTTGTTATCCAGACTAGTTGTTATGACTCCTGTGTGGCAGCTCTTCCCGTAACAGCCAGAGGTTAACCAGCAGTGTTAACTGAAGGTGAAGCTTACTGGAGCCAGTTGAAGcgtctggtccggtccggccGGGTTAACCTTCTGAGCGCCGCCCGGCTCTTCGGAGCTGGGTGGTGGAGATTAAACCGGTTTCATCCAGGTGGAGCTGGAAGCCCTCCGGGGTTGTTTTTAGGATTCTGGTGCTGTTGATGTGCTTGGCGGTCGGTGCACGTGGGACCGGTGTTAGGTGTCTGCGGGCGTTaagggtggaggtggtggtggtggtggggggcagATCCTGCTGGAATTTTAGCACAGAGGCCCATTCATTCCAGGGTTTTTACAGTCTCATGTTAGTCTCATGCCTGCTGGATCCTGAGCCGAGCGGCGCCGCGAGACCCCGGACTGGGAGACTCTCTCCTCCTTCGTTTAGGCTGATAAGGCGTCACTCAGGAAACGTGTGCTGCACGCCGGATCCCCTCCAGGCTTTCCTTCTGCACAGGAGATTAAGAAACGTTCTGTGATTTGTGACTCTGCCAACATGTTTTCCAAATATTTCAGGAGCAGATCAACATCCGCCTCCGTGGAGGAGACGGTGCTCCTTCGCTCCACTTCTGGACTCTGATTCAATCCCTTTCCACTCTGTGGTTTTCAGGATGAAGAGTGTGTGTACTGTGTCCTGTTTACAGGCCAGGGGACGTGTTGCTGACCTCCTGGCTCACATTATGCTGGAGATGAGTTTCAGGACGGAGTATTGTGTGACAGGGTGGATGTGATTCCAGCTCacagctgctctgagcctgAAGGGATGCTCTCATAGCGGCGAGGCCTTCTGGGCTCAAGCGACCATTATAGCAGCGGTATCTCGTATCAGTTTATCGGCTGGTTTCATCAGCTTGGCTTTAACGGTGCGTCTGCGCCGCGTTGCTCTGCTCTCAATCCACTTTCTACACGTCAGACGAACAGGACCAGCAGCTGCTTGTTCTTTGTGTTTAAAGGTCTCCTTGAAGGAAGCAGCGGTTCCACGGACATGGCGGGCAGACGTGGTCCGCCCCGCCGCAGCGCTACCGCAGCAGTCCAGTCGGAACCTCGCAGCAGATAATGACTCGGAGCAATGGCGCCGGGGGGACGAGCGACCGCCGCCAGTGGGCCAACGggacggaggcggaggcgggccGGGCGGCCGACGACGGGGACtgcgaggaggacgaggagaggcGAGGGGGCGGGCCGCCGGCGGACGCCGCCCCCGACGGCGGCTGGGGCTGGGTGGTGCTGGTCGCCACCATCCTGGTCCTGGCGCTGACGCTGGCGTTTCCGTCCTGCGTGGGGATCTTCTACACCGACTTACAGAACGAGTTCCACGCCTCCAACAGCGAGACCTCGTGGGTTCCGTCCATCATGACCTCAGTGCTCCACGCCGGCGGTAAGCAGGACTCAAGTAACGCCGGCTCTGTGCACCGGGTGGCAGCACCGAGCCACAGCAGGTGTCTCTAATCAGAATCTGAAGTTATTCAGACGGGCTCGccgcaccatcttgtggtacaaAGCGGTATTACAAGACTGTAGCGTCTGAACCGATGACGATTTTTTTGAACGATGTTCGTGACAATTTGATtagaagtttcttttttaaacattttactaATGCACAGATTCTTATTTTggttaaaaagttttaaaaaatcgGTTCGAACCGAGAGTTTTTTTTAGGGGAGAGTTGTCTTAATTCTCACTgattttgaaaaacagaaaaggattGAGATAGTTTGTCTGTTTTGGTTAGTTTAACATTGGGAGACCTTAAACTCCACCTTTCAATCCTGGTAGAAGGTCATTCgtttttcctcttcagtctCTTTGGTTTCTCACTTCGAcctgcagctgtgtgaacaGTAACAGCAACATCAGATACACAAGTCATGTGTTTGTGCATCTATCAGTCTGGACTTTATTTCCATCAGTGCATGTTTATTGACTTATTTTGAGTCTGGAACAAATGTTTCAGGGAAATGCATGTTggtcttatttttttctcctattTGTGATCAGATTGTGGGTGATATGCTGGATGACTGAATGATCTTCATCTTGGCTGAGTTTGATGGTGGTTTTTGGCACATAAATGAGTCTTGACGGACAAATTCTGGGTCGAGAGAACAAAATAACTCAGTGAGTGCAGTCACTAAAGGGTTAATGAAATGCAGCTGGATTATTTCCCACAGCCCAGATTGTTAGATTCAGGCACTTTAAAGgcattttatctgtgaaaagttGGAGtggaaataaaggaataaaCCAGAATGATTGAATGATTTCAGTTTATCTTCTCTGACTGTGTCAACACGGCCTTGAAGAGAGTTTTCATAGACTAACTGACTGTGTTCACACATTTGGAACGGCCTGTTTGGACCATGAGACTCACAATAGTCTCTTTATATTGAACTCTGCTCAATGTTTAAATTTGCTCTCCGGCAAACACCAGCACCACTGTGTCCACATTGTTGTTTCTGATCACTTTCCTTTGGTTTTCCACTAAGATCTGAGAAACAAGACTCTGGAACTGAACATGAATTAACGTGTCATAGCGCTGAGTTGGCTTCACGCTGAATCTTAGTAAATAATCTCCATTCAGTGTTGTTGAGGTGAAATCAAAGGTTTTCTGGAGAAGTTACCGAAACTGACTGTAATCCCACATGAAGCCTTGACTGTTGGACACTGAGGCTGGAAGGAATGTGGTCAGTCCGGTGTTTTATCTCACACCGGCTGGTTTTCTGGAGCAGGTAACGGTGTTTGGAGCTGTCTCTTGTCAGACCGGTGCAAATCAAACATTAGGAAAGTTTATCTTCATTTTGCTTTTGTAAAGACTGAACTGTGCTGAATTTTTCTATGCGTGTTGTCCGGTTTTTCAGATTTATTCTCAGGAATTAAGAGGTTTGAGTTTCAGCTTGACGGATCGTCTCAGCAGTAAACTGTCTTTCGGTTTATCAGACTGCATCTGTGGTTACAAAACAACCGGTTCAGCCATTAAAGTGCATCTGTCGTTTCTACTCACCTTCCTTCCCGGGGACATTTGGTACGGATGCTCATTTTCTTTACTCCAGTTACACTCGTGGCTCCCTGGTGTTAATCCAACTGTTCCCACTGAACCACATTAGATACCTCAAACTATGAGGCAACTTTACTTTCCTCATGGTTTTGACCAATAAAGTAGATTTAGACCTCATTAAGACCATAATCATACATACACACTTAAAAATGTTGGGTTAAACACAACCCAATATGGGttattttttaatccaacacTGGTTAAATATTGGACAGAACACATGCTGGGTTATTTTGACCTGACAAGTTGGGTTGGTGTCCTTAAACCAACAGTTGGGTTATTTGAACAACCCAGTTGGGTTGTTCAAATAACCCAACCACAGGCTCAATTTGACTGCACTGTTGGGTTATTTTTACTCAATCAGTTGGGTTGCTAATTTCTAATTATTAATTATGTAATGTTGTTATGGTCATTATTTAATGTTTAGGacaaaaatgaaacttaactCAAAGAAACGGAAAaatggcaacagcacacaaaaaacacaattactAAACACAACCATAATCAcgggaaacacaaataaacacaattaaACATGAAACTCGGCCCGAAACGGGCCAAACAATCGCTACCCATAGTGCCTTGCAGCTACCGGCACAGTCACTTGGGGCAGCGGCCCCCACGGCCGCTACAGTATCATAAATACTGAACCGtgatttacagattttttttttagaaattaagCATATaaactattttaaaacatttttaaagaaaaataaccaGCATTTAAAATATACAGAATacaaaaatatttgaataaacaCACTTTTGTAATTGTATTTTACAAAGGGAAACAATAACTTAATCttttcagaacaaaaacattaaagggatacttcaacattttgtcaaattggcccatttagcgcaatttcTTAGttatttcgaacagcatactgacttttttgtgagggcgagctgttgtttattcagaggtgagtcggggaaggttttcgtgacggacacaatggaagtgaatggtatttttggttcccctcgtcaaactcatcaaatacaaaatccaacaaccccaaaacactttggtggacacgttataatccgcacattcactacgctgtgaaatattaatgcaaaattaccagattgagttgtttatgtgaagattgctaagacggaactacttactaaatatggtgtctgggcgtagtgatttcaaaagaaaaagtagttcccagtatttgcttcagtgtcgtaacgctacaatattatttgttggtgttccacagcgtagtgaatgtgcggattataacgtgtccaccaaagtgttttggggttgttggattttgtatttgatgagtttaataataataataatgcattggttttatatagcgcttttcaggacactcaaagacgctttacatagcattgcattattcattcacaccataccgggtggtggtaagctactgctgtagccacagctgccctggggcagactgacggaagcgaggctgccaatctgcgccattggcccctccgaccaccaccaaccattcactctcacaactgtcatactaggcaacgtgggtgaagtgtcttgcccaaggacacaacgacagttttacgcctgcaggagcggggatcaaaccgccaaccttccaggttataagacgacccgctctaccatctgagctactgtcgccccacgACGAGTTTGACGAGgcggaacaaaaataccatccacttccattgtgtccgtcccgaaaaccttgaAAACCTTGCGTTTTCTTCCTAACcttacctttaaaaaaatactcgAGTTACATCAAAACTGCTACGTAGCGACCCAGCTAACATGCTAGCTTGCTACATGAGCTGACTTTCCAAAAAATAGTTACAGAAAGTAACATTGCTCATTGGTGCGTCATTAACTTACATTAAGGCTGTCGCTTTTCCGGGCTGGTCTTTGTTTATCATCAACGGCGAGAACCAAAACTActcccacacagctgctcagatgatcttcttctttttcttcttcttcttcttcttcttcttcttcttcttcttcttcttcttcttcttcttcttcttcttcttcttcttcttcttcttcttcctccatcttGAGGCATTACTGCCACCAACTGGGCTGCAGTGTTATTTAAGACTGGTCAGATGAAGCTCTATCTGCATTAAATAAGGTTTTCATGCACATACACCTTTGTGCATGCTGCACACCTAAATGCGACAATACAACTCAAATTCTtgtaaaaatctaaataaagctCTCTGTATTCCCTAGAAGAATCTGCCAGCAGCGTCTCTACTGTAacagtctttttctcttttgctatAGCAGGAGTAAGTATCAGTATTGGTTGCGCATGCACGAGTGTCAACCCAACATGTTGGGTAGCTCGAAATAACCCAACACATTATAATGGAAATTACAACCCAACAAAAAATAACTCAACTGCCAACTACAATAACCCAGCATTCTGGGTTATTACATTACCCAATTTAACGAAAACAACCCAATTAAACTAACCCAGCTGTTGGGTTGCAAAAACAACCCAacaatttttttgtgtgttcctAATTGTTCCCCGGCCTGGACAAATGATCGCTTCCTGTCAGCATTTCCACTGGAAACCAGTGAGGGAACAGTGAACACTTCCTGCTCAGGAACCCGAGTGCTCATGAGCAGCGCATGAAGCAAAGTCATGTGTTAGAGGCTGGGAAAAGGATTTCCACATGAAACAGCACTTTAAAGGACCTAATCCCTCCAGACATGTTTTGGGTCACGCTCTCCGGCCGTTCAGAATGCGCAGATTACAGCCTCACTCCAGTTATGTGAAACAGGATTAAGAAAGCCTTTTCTGCTCACTTCTGCTCCAGCAGGCATTAAACTAAGAGCATTATATGTGACCCGCAGGGCCTTTCTGCAGCGTGCTGGTGGAGCGGCTCGGCTGCAGAGCCACCGTCATGCTGGGCGGCGTCCTCAGCGGCCTGGGAATGGCCGCCAGCTCCTTCACCAACTCCATCACCGAGCTGTACATCACCGCTGGGGTCATCACAGGTCAGCGCGCTCTCTGCACGCTTAGGATTCATGATGGTGGCCACCATGAAGACGACCGCCATCATGATGAGAACACAAACACCTGCTGGAGACACTAAATCAACAGCAACCCGCCACCACACCactatggatggatgaatggatgaatggacggatggatggttttgtgggtggatggatggatggatggttgggtgggtggatggatgaatgaatggatggatggatggatgattgggtgggtggatggatggttgggtggttgaatggatgaatgaatggatggatggatggatggatgaatgaatgaatggatagagtgatggatgaatgaatggatctTTAGTtggttgaatggatggatggattaatggatgggtggatggatgaatgaatggctggatggatggttgggtgggtggatggatgaataaatggatggatggatggatggatggatgattgggtgggtggatggatgaatgaatggatggatagatggatggatgaatgaatggatcgTTAGTTGGTTGAAGGGATGGATGAAttaatggatgggtggatggatgaatgaatggctggatggatgtatgctggatggatggatggatggatgaatgaatgaatgaatgggtggatgaatagttggatggatgatgggtgaatggatggatggatgaacggatgGATCAACTAAATTcccctgtgtgtgaatgtgagtgtctgTCTCAGTGGCCACGTTAATCCTCCGTATAACCAGACTGGAGGTGAAGCGGATTGTGAATGTGTCATAtgaacacctgagtggatccgcttcactcggattCTTCGTTCAGTCGTACGCAGGGATGTGATGACCTGCCCAGTAAACGgaaagcaggaaagtcaaaaacaagcagaagaactcgaCGGTGGTTGAGAAAACCGGGGGAGCGctcactctctgagcagcgtctcatggagatgttgggacattatttgagcagatatccagcagataaaaacactctgctcggtgctgaggactgctggctgcaagGCGTAAAACCTGAAAGTTCcgtgagagactttgtgcgcatgtcacaggacgccatataatccgcttcacccagggtccttgaaaacaaggattcatcgtggatcactttGTATGCCGTAAATACGATTGTTTTTAATcggattaaaaaagaaaaaaaaaccacccatgtaaactgggccagtgtGTCGGCCCTGTCCAGGGTGGAAGGACCGGCGGCGAGGAGAATGAATGCtgttattattaaaatgaaTATATTCTTGATAACGATTAACCAGCAATGCAGCCAGGCTGAACGGTGGTGGAAACAGGACAGACGGGTTCAGTCCTCCGTTATAGCCAACAGCTCTCATTATCCCAGAGCGTTATTTAAAACCGTCCCCTCTGTTAGGGGGCCACGCCCCCCTGTCCTGCCTGATGCCTCCACCGTGACCTGTGTAGAGTTTGTCTCTTTTAACATCAGTCAGGCAGAGTATCAGTAACATGATATCAGACGGTGACCTCTGCTCCTCACGTGCTTCCCTGGCCCGTGGGGAgcctcagggttctgtcctcGGCCCTGTTCTGTTTGCTTTTTATATCCTCCCCCCGGGGTCAATTATAAGAAAACACAACCTGAATTGCAGATTTATTTGCCCGTGAGGCCGAATGAAAACACTGCGTTAAAGATGTGAAGCAGTGGTGAAATGaccccctccttctccccccgccccccaggaCTGGGTTTCTGCTTCAGCTTCCAGCCGGCCGTCACCATCCTGGGCCACTACTTTGTGCGGCGCCGTGCCTTCGCCAACGCCATGTCGTCCACCGGCACGGCGCTGGGACTCTGCATCCTGCCCTTCCTGGGAAACTACCTCCACTCCGAGTTCGGCTGGAGGGGCAGCTTCCTCATCCTGGGCGCCGTCCTGCTCAACTGCTGCGTGTGCGGCGCCgtcatgaggcccgtgggccccGGGCGGCGCCGCCGTGGCCCGCCGCTGATGAACCACGGGCCCCCGCCTCCGCCCGACGAGCCCCGGCGGAGGagggacgcgtcgcgggcgggGGCGGCGTGGAGGTGGCTGCTGGCCGCCCTCAGCAAGCACATGGCCTTCGACCAGTTCTGCCACAACCGCCGCTACTGCGTCTACGCCGTGGGCATCACCTGGATGATGCTGGGCTTCGTGGTGCCGCTGATCTACCTGGTCCCCTACGCCACCGCCCACGGCATGGAGCAGGGCCGGGCGGCgctgctgctctccatcctGGGCATCGTCAACATCGCGGTGCGGCCCGGCTTCGGCATCCTCTTCAACATGGCCTGGTTCAAGGGGCGCCACATCTACGTGTtcgccgccgccctgctggtcAACGGGCTCAGCAACAGCATCTGCGCGGTGGGGCCCGGCTTCGGCGTGCTGCTGGCCTACGTCTGCATCTACGGCCTGTCCATGAGCGTGGTGGGCTCGCTCATGTTCACCGTGCTCATGGACATTGTGGAGATGAGCCGCTTCCCGTCGGCGCTCGGCCTGCTCGCCATCATGGAGAGCGTCACGCTGCTCATCGGCCCCCCGCTGGCAGGTGAGGCCCCCGACCGCAGCTCAAGGCTTGATGTAATGAGTTTTTCAAAATAGAAGTCAACACAATCAAAATGAGCTGTAAAAAACTGAAAGACACACTAATGTTGTTTGAGAATCGCTgttcttccactgtctgattcTTCCCGGAGTCAGGAGTCCAGCAGAGGAGTGATCCTGAGCTTCAGGTTGTCGTGGTGAGATGGTGTGAAGAGAGAgaactgaaacaggaagtgcagaaACACAGCGATCGATGAGAACACCGCCGTGACGGCGTTTTCAGACATCCGACTCCCGAGCAGCTCCGATGCGTCCGGGCCGTGACGAGCTGCCCCTAAAAATACCGCACGGCATTATTTAAAGCTCTGATTATGTGGAAAGTGGTCAGATGAGTGTGAACTCTGAGTCAGGAAGTTCATTCTCCCTCTGCGCTTCTGAAAATCAGCCCAGCTGTTagttcacttcctgtgtttccCGCTCAGGAAGGAGACTCGACGCTTCTTCTCTCAGTAGCAGCAGCTTGGAGACGACCTGAGAGTCACGCTGACCTCCGACACCTTGACCTTTAAAGACGCCGGCTCCTGGTGTTTCACTCATTCTCTGAACACACCGAGCTGGAgcctcctggagctcctcctgCCAGCAGGCAGGATGAAATGTTCTGAGATGGGAGCTTAGATAAGAGGGTGAATGTTAATGTTCACCTCAAACTTCACTGCTTGATTTCCAAATAAGAGTCTCTTTGCTTTCGTCTAAATAAAACCGAGTTTTTAGAGTTCGGTCTGAGttttaaagagctgctcgtcGACATCCTGACCGTGAGGTCGGCGTGCGCGGAGAAAATAAAGAGGCGCTAAAAATAATCCGGAGACGACTGTAAACATGACGGAGCGGTGCGGCTCGGCTCGCCGTGGACGTCTGGAGTCGAGTTTCTGTCTCGTGACGTGATTTCAGCTCTGAACAGGCCCGGTGTGTCGGTGGTTTAGTGAGAGACGCTGCAGCCCGCCTCGCTGCGCGGAGCACTGAGGAAAcggggaggggcggcggcggcccagTGGGGAAAagggcagagggagggcggcCGGGCTCAGATGACAGCCGGGCCTCATGGGGGGGTCCGGATCGGACCGGATCGGACCGGATCAGCAGCAGACCTCCTGCCTGGTGGCTTCTGTTCCCACATGCAAACATCTGTCATTCAGCTCATTCCTCCTTCGTTACAGCTCTCGCTGTAATGTTCGGAAACTGAGAACTGATCTGTTTGTTGATCTTTTACAGTCGTAAATATAAAGAATGGACATATAAAACACAGCCGAGTCTTTTCTAAATAAAGCTTTTCTCGTTGAACCTGCTAAACCTTCGTCTGGACGCTGCTTCCTGCGCGCGGCGTCCATCTTGGACCTGATGAATCGCCCTGTCTGTCCCTTCAGGGATCCTGGTGGACAGAACGGCGCAGTACTTCCACGTCTTCTTCGCCTGCAGCGCCGTGGTGGCCTCGTccgccctcttcctcctcttctccttctgctgGCTGGACCGCAGGGACAGGGCGGTGAAGTCCCGGCAGGGcgccgcccccccgccgcccgccgccgctgccgagcccgccgccaccgccgccgcctgccgctACAGCAGCGTCCCCACGGACAGcgacagagacaaagacaaggcggcggcggcggcggcggccaacGGGGCCGAGTACATCACCAGCCTCTGAACCcgcggaggtcagaggtcacagagacTCTTCAACCAAAACGAGACGACGTGCACTTAGAGCCACAACGTGATTGTACTGTTGATTATCAAATGCTGCTGATCCAATCACCTGATCACCCCAGTGTCCCCGGCCGGCGGCGAGTCGGGACGACGTTCACACACCCAGCTTCAGCTTCTCGATCGATCGCTGCACATTTCCCCACGCCTCAAACAGCCAGTAACAAGCTGATCGGTTATCAGTCCTGACGCACAGCAGCGGAGAAGGACGGAAATCCGCAGATCGACGGCTGGCTTCTGTGATCCAGCCTCGGTTTG
This genomic window contains:
- the slc16a5a gene encoding monocarboxylate transporter 6, with product MTRSNGAGGTSDRRQWANGTEAEAGRAADDGDCEEDEERRGGGPPADAAPDGGWGWVVLVATILVLALTLAFPSCVGIFYTDLQNEFHASNSETSWVPSIMTSVLHAGGPFCSVLVERLGCRATVMLGGVLSGLGMAASSFTNSITELYITAGVITGLGFCFSFQPAVTILGHYFVRRRAFANAMSSTGTALGLCILPFLGNYLHSEFGWRGSFLILGAVLLNCCVCGAVMRPVGPGRRRRGPPLMNHGPPPPPDEPRRRRDASRAGAAWRWLLAALSKHMAFDQFCHNRRYCVYAVGITWMMLGFVVPLIYLVPYATAHGMEQGRAALLLSILGIVNIAVRPGFGILFNMAWFKGRHIYVFAAALLVNGLSNSICAVGPGFGVLLAYVCIYGLSMSVVGSLMFTVLMDIVEMSRFPSALGLLAIMESVTLLIGPPLAGILVDRTAQYFHVFFACSAVVASSALFLLFSFCWLDRRDRAVKSRQGAAPPPPAAAAEPAATAAACRYSSVPTDSDRDKDKAAAAAAANGAEYITSL